A window from Embleya scabrispora encodes these proteins:
- a CDS encoding DUF4135 domain-containing protein, which translates to MATTMPVPVLDRLIRQVREGGAQEVFPPVVTDGPAETLAPDGALGGVRDAEQVAALLAEDRFAPFRRAMERLDAWSVRAAAGIDADLLAPGVLDPVASALFAPTLGAIFTACHHSPARVAERLADLRVTQLLGALDLFLVRMATDLDAAHRPRDPRLAGPVVELRAHGAETHNGGLRVLRLAFAGGGALAYKPRPANGEALFLADGTTGDDRQPAQSGGLFERINALPEAAGPVRLPTLATWTGSGPGARGYSWHEWIEPPAERGPVRVDGSTTMTGTVLTPEQARRFWHRVGNLAATCTAFGVSDLIGGNVLAGARPHRAHDEPMLYPVDLECYFTGSTGLRATGLLGPAPSPTEEAADDDFEYPPGLEDTADWRALEGGALVWRRAADGTLRLLPMDRPPTRTVVPSAVADTEGGFGRAPHLLSMLRGMFDAWTLLCRHREAVRREVEPRAREAYIRIVPRPTADYARAIDARLRGTTAERHPDGEPFSVDEKAQLSRWDVPYYFCAAVPPEGDPAGPGAPLLALAPAPEPFLAKPVPFAESPEAEVPEFPSAGLHRYADPTLAALGPALRDAVVGVIEQLPDSRTLVDPALGVALRWSEGGTDGRVDFDWPRAGRRIGYEWAGGTLRIHLAKLDTPGEAS; encoded by the coding sequence TTGGCCACCACGATGCCGGTTCCCGTGCTCGACCGGCTGATCCGGCAGGTACGGGAGGGCGGCGCCCAGGAGGTGTTCCCGCCCGTCGTCACCGACGGACCGGCCGAAACCCTGGCGCCCGACGGCGCGTTGGGCGGTGTGCGGGACGCCGAACAGGTGGCCGCGCTGCTCGCCGAGGACCGGTTCGCCCCGTTCCGGCGCGCGATGGAGCGACTCGACGCCTGGAGCGTCCGCGCCGCCGCCGGCATCGACGCCGACCTCCTGGCACCCGGCGTGCTCGACCCGGTCGCCTCCGCACTGTTCGCCCCCACACTGGGCGCGATCTTCACCGCGTGCCACCACTCCCCGGCGCGGGTGGCCGAGCGCCTGGCGGATCTGCGCGTCACCCAACTCCTCGGCGCACTCGACCTGTTCCTCGTTCGCATGGCCACCGACCTGGACGCGGCGCACCGACCCCGGGACCCGCGCCTCGCCGGCCCCGTCGTCGAACTGCGCGCACACGGCGCGGAAACCCACAACGGCGGACTGCGGGTGCTACGACTGGCGTTCGCGGGCGGCGGCGCGCTCGCGTACAAACCGCGCCCGGCGAACGGGGAAGCCCTGTTCCTGGCCGACGGCACGACCGGAGACGACCGGCAACCCGCACAATCGGGCGGCCTGTTCGAGCGGATCAACGCACTGCCGGAAGCCGCCGGACCGGTACGACTGCCGACACTGGCCACCTGGACCGGCAGCGGTCCCGGCGCGCGCGGCTACAGCTGGCACGAGTGGATCGAACCACCGGCCGAACGGGGCCCCGTCCGTGTCGACGGCTCGACCACGATGACCGGCACGGTCCTCACCCCCGAACAGGCGCGCCGCTTCTGGCATCGGGTCGGCAACCTCGCGGCGACCTGTACCGCGTTCGGCGTCTCCGACCTGATCGGCGGCAACGTCCTGGCCGGGGCGCGCCCGCATCGGGCGCACGACGAGCCCATGCTGTACCCGGTGGACCTGGAGTGCTACTTCACCGGATCGACCGGACTGCGCGCCACCGGCCTCCTGGGTCCGGCCCCGTCCCCCACCGAGGAGGCCGCCGACGACGACTTCGAATACCCGCCCGGCCTGGAGGACACCGCCGACTGGCGGGCCCTCGAGGGCGGCGCGCTGGTCTGGCGACGCGCGGCCGACGGGACGCTCCGACTGCTGCCCATGGACCGCCCGCCGACCCGCACGGTGGTTCCCTCCGCCGTCGCGGACACCGAGGGCGGATTCGGCCGCGCACCCCACCTCCTGTCGATGCTGCGCGGCATGTTCGACGCCTGGACGCTGCTGTGCCGGCACCGCGAGGCGGTGCGGCGCGAAGTGGAACCGCGAGCGCGCGAGGCGTACATCCGCATCGTGCCGCGCCCGACCGCCGACTACGCGCGGGCCATCGACGCCCGACTGCGCGGCACCACCGCGGAACGCCATCCGGACGGCGAACCCTTCAGCGTCGACGAGAAGGCGCAGCTGAGCCGCTGGGACGTGCCCTACTACTTCTGCGCGGCGGTCCCGCCCGAGGGCGACCCGGCCGGCCCCGGCGCACCGCTCCTCGCCCTGGCCCCGGCGCCGGAACCCTTCCTGGCCAAGCCCGTTCCGTTCGCGGAGAGCCCCGAGGCGGAGGTTCCCGAATTCCCCTCGGCCGGACTGCACCGCTACGCCGACCCCACCCTGGCCGCGCTCGGCCCGGCCCTGCGCGACGCGGTGGTCGGAGTGATCGAGCAACTGCCGGACTCCCGAACCCTGGTGGACCCCGCACTGGGCGTGGCGCTGCGCTGGTCCGAGGGCGGCACCGACGGCCGGGTCGACTTCGACTGGCCGAGGGCGGGCCGGCGGATCGGCTACGAATGGGCCGGCGGCACACTGCGCATCCACCTGGCGAAGCTCGACACCCCGGGGGAGGCGTCGTGA